One Thunnus albacares chromosome 12, fThuAlb1.1, whole genome shotgun sequence genomic region harbors:
- the nmur1b gene encoding neuromedin-U receptor 1, with amino-acid sequence MLGLNCSYAALFTTEDTVFNGSGCPEAAVICGMNISWLLANSSVQDVEEMCMSEEEYLALRRGLPRSPVFLPVCVTYLIIFMVGVLGNALTCTVILRYRVMQTPTNYYLLSLAVSDLLVLLFGMPLELYDMWQNYPFLLGEVGCYFKTFLFETVCFASILNVTALSVERYLAVVHPLKVKHMTTRAHVKRVIIMLWVLSMVCAVPNTSLHGISVLPPKFGRQFPRSAMCSLVKPPWMYKLIILISTLAFFFLPMLIISILYLLIGMQLHREKVLTMVDNRCSFGSDGLSRSHKQKMCKRNVQITKMLCVLVVVFGFCWAPFHVDRLIWNYIDNSFEQHAEIFGYIHIVSGVCFYLSSAINPILYNLMSTRFREMFSHVCYSKTWKPSSSIQMSQRSALSERTTCG; translated from the exons ATGCTAGGACTGAATTGCTCCTATGCAGCTCTTTTCACAACTGAGGACACAGTTTTCAATGGCTCAGGCTGCCCTGAAGCTGCTGTGATATGCGGGATGAATATCTCCTGGTTATTGGCTAACAGTTCTGTGCAGGATGTAGAAGAAATGTGCATGAGCGAGGAGGAGTACCTGGCCTTACGAAGGGGGCTTCCAAGGTCCCCTGTGTTCCTTCCAGTCTGCGTCACCTACCTCATCATCTTCATGGTGGGCGTCCTGGGCAATGCCCTGACCTGCACGGTCATTTTGCGCTACAGGGTGATGCAGACGCCCACCAACTACTACCTGCTAAGCCTGGCGGTGTCTGACCTGCTAGTTCTGCTGTTTGGCATGCCATTAGAGCTCTACGATATGTGGCAGAACTACCCTTTCCTGCTCGGGGAGGTTGGCTGCTACTTCAAAACCTTCCTGTTTGAGACTGTGTGCTTCGCCTCCATCCTCAACGTCACAGCACTCAGTGTGGAGCGTTACTTGGCGGTGGTGCACCCCCTCAAAGTCAAACACATGACCACACGTGCCCATGTCAAGAGGGTCATCATCATGCTGTGGGTGCTGTCCATGGTGTGTGCTGTGCCCAACACAAGTCTGCATGGGATTTCGGTGCTGCCGCCAAAGTTTGGACGACAGTTCCCTCGATCTGCTATGTGTT CTTTGGTCAAGCCCCCCTGGATGTACAAGCTGATCATCCTGATTTCCACGCTGGCCTTCTTCTTCCTGCCCATGCTGATAATCAGCATTCTCTACCTACTTATTGGCATGCAGCTGCATAGGGAGAAGGTATTGACCATGGTGGACAACAGGTGCAGCTTTGGATCCGACGGTCTCTCTAGGTCCCACAAGCAGAAGATGTGCAAACGCAACGTGCAAATTACCAAAATGCTGT gtgtgctggtggttgtgtttGGCTTTTGCTGGGCTCCCTTCCACGTGGACCGCCTGATATGGAACTACATTGACAATTCATTCGAACAGCACGCCGAGATCTTTGGGTATATCCACATTGTCTCCGGAGTCTGCTTCTACTTGAGCTCTGCCATCAACCCCATCCTCTACAACCTCATGTCCACCAGGTTCAGAGAAATGTTCAGTCACGTCTGTTACTCTAAAACCTGGAAGCCAAGCTCTAGCATACAGATGAGCCAACGTAGCGCCTTAAGCGAGAGAACAACCTGTGGTTAG